The following coding sequences lie in one Silene latifolia isolate original U9 population chromosome 5, ASM4854445v1, whole genome shotgun sequence genomic window:
- the LOC141656054 gene encoding BTB/POZ domain-containing protein At1g55760-like, which yields MIKLYPEISKLSKEDPPIASFIVRVLSSVGDRKPLVHPEIKDQQLKSADDFVWPLALQLLGGKFIIDVEFLDLKTVPPQGGEPYSIWAEGQTQKRSNTTALNCLNHMLTKGIYTDITINTSDGSVGAHRAVLAARSPVFQTMFAHDLQDKEYSTINISDMSVESCQAFLSYIYGTIDPNDFKSHRLALLHAADKYDVSDLKEACHESLLEDIDAKNVLERLQNAALYQLPELKDNCLKYLVKFGNIFDIRDDFNMFLQCADRDLITEVFQEILTTWKGF from the exons ATGATCAAGCTCTATCCCGAGATTTCCAAACTAAGTAAAGAAGATCCGCCAATTGCATCTTTCATCGTCCGTGTCTTATCTTCCGTCGGTGACCGCAAGCCCCTTGTCCATCCTG AAATAAAAGATCAACAACTCAAGAGTGCCGACGACTTTGTTTGGCCACTTGCTCTTCAGCTTCTTGGAGGAAAATTCATCATTGATGTTGAATTTCTCGACTTAAAGACTGTTCCTCCACAA GGCGGAGAGCCTTACTCGATTTGGGCTGAAGGACAAACCCAGAAAAGATCCAATACTACAGCCCTCAATTGCCTTAACCACATGCTGACCAAGGGCATCTACACGGACATCACAATCAACACGTCCGATGGTTCAGTCGGGGCGCACAGGGCTGTCCTGGCAGCACGGTCACCAGTCTTCCAGACCATGTTCGCCCACGACCTTCAAGATAAGGAGTACTCTACCATCAACATTTCAGACATGTCAGTTGAGTCATGCCAAGCTTTCCTAAGCTACATCTATGGCACTATTGACCCTAATGATTTCAAGTCCCACCGCCTTGCTCTTCTGCACGCTGCTGACAAGTATGATGTTTCCGACCTCAAGGAGGCATGCCATGAAAGCCTCCTTGAGGACATTGATGCTAAAAATGTCCTTGAGAGGCTGCAGAATGCAGCCTTGTATCAGCTTCCTGAGCTTAAGGATAATTGTCTGAAGTATTTGGTCAAGTTTGGTAATATTTTCGACATTCGTGATGACTTCAATATGTTCCTTCAATGTGCTGATAGAGATTTGATTACTGAGGTCTTTCAAGAAATTCTCACAACTTGGAAAGGCTTCTAA